One window from the genome of Paraneptunicella aestuarii encodes:
- the hflC gene encoding protease modulator HflC, whose amino-acid sequence MRNLLLIILIALGLLSFSSVFVVKEGTRGIVIQFGKVKRESESNETIVYGPGLHFKLPFFDQVKHLDARIQTLDDAPDRFVTSEKKDLIVDSYVKWRIKDFAKYYLATRGGVKELAEALLKQKVNNGLRTEFGTRTISQIVSGERSELMDAALEQSSQSSDELGIEIVDVRVKQINLPVEVSSSIFERMRAERTAVAKEHRSQGQEQSEFLRADIDRRVTIMLADAERNARKLRGEGDAGSAKIYAETYSKDPEFFSFLRSMDAYKESFNSKQDILIVEPDSDFFKYMKDAKGK is encoded by the coding sequence ATGAGGAATTTACTGTTAATTATCTTGATTGCATTGGGATTATTGAGCTTTAGTTCGGTTTTCGTTGTTAAGGAAGGTACACGCGGTATCGTTATCCAGTTTGGTAAGGTAAAGCGTGAATCGGAGAGCAATGAAACTATTGTTTACGGGCCTGGATTACATTTCAAATTACCGTTTTTTGATCAGGTAAAACATTTGGATGCACGTATTCAAACTTTGGATGATGCTCCAGACCGTTTCGTTACCTCTGAGAAGAAAGACTTGATCGTTGATTCCTATGTGAAGTGGCGTATCAAGGATTTTGCCAAGTATTATTTGGCAACTCGTGGTGGTGTGAAAGAATTGGCTGAAGCACTATTGAAACAGAAAGTGAACAACGGTTTGCGTACTGAATTCGGTACTCGCACCATTTCACAAATCGTTTCAGGCGAACGTTCTGAATTGATGGATGCAGCATTAGAGCAATCTTCACAAAGTTCGGATGAACTGGGTATCGAGATTGTTGACGTGCGAGTTAAGCAAATTAACCTGCCTGTTGAAGTCAGTAGCTCCATCTTTGAACGTATGAGAGCTGAACGTACTGCGGTAGCGAAAGAGCACCGTTCTCAAGGTCAGGAACAATCTGAATTTCTTCGTGCAGATATTGATCGTCGTGTAACAATTATGCTGGCTGATGCTGAACGTAACGCCAGAAAATTGCGCGGTGAAGGTGACGCAGGCTCAGCAAAAATATATGCAGAAACATACTCGAAAGATCCTGAATTTTTCAGCTTTTTACGTAGTATGGATGCTTACAAAGAGAGCTTTAACAGCAAGCAAGATATCTTAATTGTTGAACCAGACAGCGATTTCTTCAAATATATGAAGGATGCTAAAGGCAAGTAA
- a CDS encoding DUF2065 domain-containing protein has translation MADAFWMAFAFVLIIEGAGPLLFPRRWKNYIMQLSQQPLSLLRQIGGVMVTIGLMFLFFMQ, from the coding sequence ATGGCTGACGCTTTTTGGATGGCATTCGCATTTGTTCTGATTATCGAAGGTGCGGGGCCACTCTTGTTCCCGCGTCGATGGAAAAATTACATTATGCAGCTCTCCCAACAGCCTTTATCGCTGTTAAGGCAAATTGGTGGTGTGATGGTGACAATTGGCCTGATGTTTCTCTTTTTTATGCAATGA
- a CDS encoding aminotransferase class V-fold PLP-dependent enzyme: protein MYKQYYQGFLKRHPNTQHFACHSHHYWPDVTRDAMLQYWDDSAQWVDDKWNYFFGEKLPKLQQFIASTLNTGMPENIVLAPNTHELLFRVISTLDFTKPQCIVTTDSEFHSFNRQADRLSELENFTVIKVPVQPMQDFQQRFVETVRQYNPSLVFFSHVFFNSGMALRDLNGLIEEIKDIDGLIVVDGYHGFMALPADLQPIAERVFYLAGGYKYAQAGEGVCFMHVPKDADFRPVYTGWFAEFGALSGARAESVRYATAGNHYAGATMDLSGMYRLLAVFEWMQEIGLSVEKIHHYVQQLQDHFLRLLYALDHPDLNAQTLLADNLNHHGHFFTFKLESAEKTQALGEYMKAKGVHTDWRGDCLRFGFALYQNAEDFDLTCLEEMNG, encoded by the coding sequence ATGTATAAGCAGTATTATCAAGGTTTTCTCAAGCGTCATCCCAACACTCAACATTTTGCCTGTCATAGTCACCATTATTGGCCAGATGTAACCCGCGACGCCATGTTGCAATATTGGGATGATTCAGCTCAATGGGTGGATGATAAATGGAATTATTTCTTTGGGGAAAAGTTGCCTAAATTGCAGCAATTCATTGCTTCTACCCTGAATACAGGAATGCCAGAAAATATCGTTCTGGCTCCCAATACCCATGAATTGTTGTTTCGAGTAATTAGCACGCTAGACTTTACAAAGCCGCAATGCATAGTTACAACCGATAGTGAATTTCACAGTTTTAACCGCCAAGCCGATCGCCTGTCTGAACTCGAAAATTTCACTGTGATTAAAGTGCCTGTTCAGCCCATGCAGGATTTTCAGCAGCGATTTGTTGAAACGGTCAGACAGTACAACCCTTCGTTAGTCTTTTTCAGCCACGTATTTTTTAATTCAGGCATGGCGCTTCGCGATTTGAATGGTTTGATCGAAGAGATTAAAGATATAGATGGATTGATTGTGGTGGACGGTTATCACGGGTTCATGGCATTACCTGCTGATTTGCAGCCTATCGCAGAGCGAGTGTTCTATCTGGCTGGCGGATACAAGTACGCACAAGCGGGTGAGGGCGTGTGCTTTATGCATGTACCGAAAGATGCTGATTTTAGACCCGTTTATACAGGTTGGTTTGCGGAATTCGGCGCGCTTTCAGGAGCCAGAGCGGAAAGTGTTCGCTATGCGACGGCAGGTAATCATTATGCTGGCGCAACCATGGATTTATCAGGTATGTATCGTTTACTGGCTGTGTTTGAATGGATGCAGGAGATTGGGCTGTCGGTAGAAAAGATCCATCACTATGTACAGCAGTTGCAAGATCATTTCCTGAGGCTTTTATATGCGCTGGATCATCCGGATTTAAACGCTCAAACCTTATTGGCGGATAATCTCAACCATCATGGGCATTTCTTCACGTTTAAGCTGGAAAGTGCAGAAAAAACGCAAGCGCTGGGGGAATATATGAAAGCCAAAGGTGTGCACACCGATTGGCGGGGAGATTGTTTGCGCTTTGGCTTCGCTTTGTATCAGAATGCTGAAGATTTTGATTTAACTTGTTTGGAGGAAATGAATGGCTGA
- the hflK gene encoding FtsH protease activity modulator HflK, giving the protein MAWNEPGSNNNNKDPWKNQGGRDQGPPDLDDILKNVFKKFGGSGGRRGGGGSGGLSFGNLGLGLIVAILVVIWGISGFYTVREAERGVVMRFGQFNKLVEPGLQWRPTFIDTVVPVDVQTIRYLPASGFMLTEDENVVSVEMEVQYKVIEPYQFTFSVTDPSKSLRQALDAALRYVVGHSKMDDILTSGREVVRQQVREELDSVIAPYNMGIVVTDVNFKDARPPEQVKAAFDDAIAAQEDEQRFIREAEAYAREIEPRARGQVRRMEEEAQAYKERVILEARGEVARFEELLPQYQAAPEVTRRRIYLETLEQVYSNTSKIMVDSKGSGNMMYLPLDKIMENSGSTGTPAKSRSTIEGLRNSPTSGTNTPTTSSDGVRGDRFNSGRN; this is encoded by the coding sequence ATGGCTTGGAACGAGCCCGGGAGTAACAACAATAACAAAGATCCCTGGAAGAACCAGGGTGGTCGTGATCAAGGGCCTCCAGACTTAGACGACATTCTCAAGAATGTGTTTAAGAAATTTGGTGGTTCTGGTGGACGTCGTGGAGGCGGTGGTTCTGGAGGGCTGAGTTTCGGCAATCTGGGATTGGGTCTGATCGTCGCTATTCTGGTCGTGATCTGGGGTATCAGCGGTTTCTATACGGTACGTGAAGCTGAGCGTGGCGTTGTGATGCGCTTTGGACAGTTCAACAAATTGGTTGAGCCTGGTTTGCAATGGCGCCCCACATTTATTGATACTGTTGTGCCAGTGGATGTGCAAACTATTCGCTATTTGCCAGCGTCGGGTTTCATGCTAACAGAAGACGAAAACGTGGTTAGTGTGGAAATGGAAGTTCAGTATAAGGTTATTGAACCTTACCAATTTACTTTCTCTGTCACAGACCCATCAAAGAGTTTGCGTCAGGCTTTGGATGCGGCATTACGCTACGTGGTTGGTCATTCCAAGATGGACGACATCCTGACTAGTGGTCGTGAGGTTGTAAGACAACAGGTTCGTGAAGAACTGGATAGCGTTATTGCGCCATACAATATGGGTATAGTGGTCACCGACGTGAACTTTAAAGATGCTCGCCCGCCAGAGCAGGTAAAAGCTGCATTTGACGATGCCATCGCCGCTCAGGAAGACGAACAGCGTTTCATTCGTGAAGCGGAAGCGTATGCCAGAGAAATTGAACCACGTGCTCGTGGTCAGGTTCGCCGTATGGAAGAAGAAGCCCAAGCTTATAAAGAGCGCGTGATTTTGGAAGCGCGAGGTGAAGTAGCTCGTTTTGAGGAATTGCTACCTCAGTACCAGGCTGCTCCTGAAGTAACTCGTCGTCGTATCTATCTGGAAACATTGGAACAAGTCTATTCCAACACCAGTAAAATCATGGTCGACAGTAAAGGTAGTGGCAACATGATGTACTTGCCATTAGACAAGATCATGGAGAATTCCGGCTCAACAGGCACTCCCGCCAAGTCTCGTAGCACTATTGAAGGCCTACGTAATAGTCCAACTTCTGGCACTAATACACCTACGACTTCATCCGATGGTGTCCGCGGCGACCGTTTCAATAGTGGGAGGAACTAG